AAGGCACCACCAATGAATGGAATGGAGATGGCAATGCTCAAATGGTGTACTGGATGAACCCTGCATCTATTCCTTCATCATGTACACAAAAGAATGACAAACGTATGGTACACAGGGCATCAGCAAAGAATGGCAAACAATGCTAGGTGCAACGCTGTCGGCAGAGGTCGTCCCTGCGGTCCGGtgacgcgccgccggcgccggggatgAGGAAGGTCCGGTTCCTGCCGTTGCCCCCCTCGCAGACGAGGCTCAGCGTGTTCCCCCCCTGCACGGTGGTGGTGCTACACTAGGTCGGCGACGAGTCGCACTTCCAGCGCTTGGTGGGGACGCAGCTGAGGTAGCGGCACCAGGAGCAGTGCTCGTTGGCGTTGTAACCCCGGAACAGCAGCACGGTCGCCACCGCGAACCCGACGAcgagcagcacggcggcggccgcccacAGCACGTACTGGTACGTCTTGTGCTTGCGCTTCAccgcaccaccagcagcaccagctggaggaggaggaggaggagcaccaccagaagcagcagcagccgccgccgccgccgccaccattcTCTGGTGGTCGAGCCATGCGAACTGGGGGCggacgaggaagacgaagccGAGGAGGAAGCCGGAGACGAGGCCGCCGATGTGGGCGAAGTTGTCGACGTGGGGGAGGATGCCGAGGGCGAGGTTGACGGCGATCACCAGCACCAGCGACGCCAGGGCGGCCGCCTTGTTGGCGTAGAGCGACCAGTTGGTGATCAGCTCCGACAGCATCGACCCGATCAGGCCGAACAGAGCACCCGACGCGCCCACGGAGACGACGCTCGACCGGATGAACAGGGCGGACATCAGGCTCCCGCCGAACCCGGAGATCAGGTACACCAGCCCGATCCGCGCTGCAAGCATCACGCATTGTGATTCAGTAAGATTATCTTGCTGCTGCATGGAATTCTTTCTTcagcaaaaaaagaagaagaagaagaagagtaaaAGTACTTACCGAACCCGAATTCTTGCTCCAGCCGTATGCCGATGAACACGAGGCAGAGCATGTTGATGAGCAGATGAACAACTCCGGCGTGAAGCCACATGCACGTGATCAGACGCCATCCTTGCCGGCCATGGACGACCTTGTACACATGGAGAGCGCCCATCTTCACCAACCTGCcattcagtttttttttttaaaaaaagaaagttaTTTTTGTTTTAGCCTCTATATCTGTATTATTATGTGATCCAAACAAATTAGTAGTGCCACTTAAGAATGTAAAATAACAAATTGTTAGCATAGGTAACGAGATCATTTTTTATTCCTCTGAAAAACGGGCTGAAAGTGAAATCCTGAATTTGAAGTCACAAATGGCATCACCGTTCACCTACTCTTCTTTGACCTTGCAGTTGCAGTAACTACTCTGATAAGTTCAAATATTTGGTTGTATTTTTCACGAAGTAGCAAAAGCGTCAGTTTCCGATAGCGATGTGACCCGAAAAGTCATCAAATTACAAACTCAGCAGCATAGCAAGGAAGGCTACTGCACGCTTTCAGCTTTCAAGGTGAAAGTTCATCATCAGTAAGTGAAGAAAACGGTAGGTTCCTAACGAAACGTGTGGGCAAGGTTTTCTTTTTGTTCTGGAAATGTCAATGTGATCATAGTGGCAACCGCAGCAGGAGAAGAAGGGAATTGCTGAACAATTTGGCGACAGCATCCATCCATTCATGTATCTAGAAGCCAGGCTTTGCTTGTCCAAGAATGAAGGAACCTGATGGCTTTGCTTGCAAGCAGGCTAGCAGAGGCCGGAAGAACTGAAATGGAATTGGaaagcagaagaaaaaaaaaacaagagtaAGTAAACGTACGTTGCGGATGAGGGCCCGAGGAGCGGGTTCTCCTTGAGCGGCTGGAAGGCGAACCGTCCGAGGAAGCCGGCGGCGCAGTTGGAGTTGTGCTTGGGGCAGTCGTTGACGTACATGGTGACGAGGAAGAGGGCGACgcaggcgacggtggcggccgaCACGAGCCACGGCGACCACCGCCGGTAGTAGGGCCGCGCCCTGATAAGTTGTTGCCCCTGCCTGGGAACGGGATGGTGATCGGGGGGGCGGCGGTTCTCGTGGGAGTAGGGGCGCTCCACCAGCACCTGcacgtcctcctcgccggcgccaggCTTCATCATCGGATTAATTGGTCGGCTGGTTGATCGGTTGgatcggaggaggagaggcgggggcggccggaggaagaggagaggattgGAAGCAGGGGACGGGGGGAAGCGTGGGTGGCGAGCgtgaggaggaaggagaagaaaggagaggagaggagagcagGGGAGTTGGCGTGTTGACGGCCGGCTGGGAGAAGAAAAGGCGGCGTGCAGCAGGAGGAAAACTGGTGAGCAGGGGAGGCTTTGCTTTGtcccggtggccggtggtggttcGGCTGCGCGTTCCTTTTTCCCTCACCTCCGGCCCGTCTGGGTGAGCCGCTGCAACCACCGCACCCAGTCGCTCGCTCCATCCATCCCTCTGTGGTTTCATCGCTTCGCGTGGCATTTAGTTCAtagaataataataataataataataataataataataataataataataatttttgGCTGGCAGCGTgtttggctgctgctgctgctcggctctctgTCGCAGTAGCTGTAGCACGCAAGCTACAGCAGGCAGCAGCTctctgctgcagcagcagccagctgcaaagcagccaaCCGACgagcataataataataataataataataataataataataataataataataagcgGAGGAGAGGAACGTAACGTTGTTAATTAGAGTCCTAGGTTGATTGAACTGCAGCATGTCAAACTAAGTACATGTCACCTAGGTAAGCTACACATGCATACGGTCGGGAATAATATTATCTACTCTATCTAACAAATTAATGATTAATATTGGTTCATTAATTTTTACTTTCCAGGTCGTAGCCGATGGATACGCACGCACCTGCTGCATCGGACGGGATCGTTTCAACACTTTGTGCGCTTGACTTTTGGACCCCAGCTCGCCGCTGGCTGCTTCCTGCGTCACCTCAACCTCTCAGCGTGTGCAAACGCAACCAATCTCAGCGTCATCAAGACCAATAGCTTGATTGAACGGACCCAATGCAATTGCAAATGGTGACACAAGTCAATGCTCGTGCGGCCTAAGCAAATTCATCGAATCAAACCCATGGCCCCATGGATTCTCTTTCCATCTCCCATGCATACATCTGTCTCCTAGGTTGTTGTTTTAGCCCTTCCCTGATCTTGCGCTGCAAgcaaatgaaaagaaaactATACCTCATACATGAGGTCATTcaacctgttcgcttcagcttatcagccaccaaacagtgtttttctttcacaacaaatcagccgtttcagcttttcagccggtttataagTCCAGACGAACAGGCTTATTCTCCCTCCATCCCAGACTATAATGAACCACCGGAACCTTCACGAGATTTACAGTGAAAAAATGGGCAATCAAAAAATTACACAAAATCAGAAGAAACTTCCTCTGAAAGGGGCAACCGAGATTGACGGGGCACTGTCGATCAAATGGGCCAATGTAATTAGCCTTAAGAAGACTAGAGAATTGGGTACTCTTGACCTAGAACGATTTAGTAGGGTCTTAAGGAGGCTAAGGTTGTTGTGGTTCTAATGAAAAGACCTGACCATCCATGGGTGGGCACTGAAGCTCCTGTTATTCAGAGCCAGCATAATTGTAACTTTTGGAAATGGTCTCAAGGGAATTCTGAAACTCAACATGATTGGATGGCAAGGCCCCGGGAGATCTTGCCCCTAATTTATACAAGCTGGCTTGAAAAAAACACAAGAAAGTACATAAGGAAGTTGCTGATCACAATTGGACAAGAGGTTTATGGAGAATGACCACTGTGAATGAAATGTTTTAATTTGTGAATCTCTAGGACCTTATTCAGGGCATCAATTTCACCAACACTCCGAATGACACTGTGTGGAGATGGACACCAAATGGTGAATATAGTGCTAGGTCAGCCTATGCAATCCAGTTGAAAGGATCCTACTGTACTTTTGAAGCTCAGGCAATTTGGAAGGCACGGATGGAAGGAAAACACAGATTTTTCGCTTAGCTCCTACCGCAAAGTAAGATTCTTACAGCTGACAGATTGATAGCAAGGAATTAGCCATGTAACCCACTATGTGCTCTTTGCCAAGGGGCACCTGAATCAGCTGAACACCTCTACATCCAATACCCATATGCAATGCAGATCTGATAGCTCATGTCAAACAACTTGGTTCCACTACCACTGACGGATGTTGGTCTTCAAGAGTGGTGGCGACTATCATTGCAGATGGTGAGCAAGGAAAAAAGAGAGCGCTCGCTGCTATCCTAATTTACACGAGTTGGAACATGTGGAGGGAAAGAAACAAGTGCAGTTTTTAGGAATTAAGCTACACCTCAAATGGTTTTCGAACTGATCAAGGATGAAATTAGCATGCATCAGAGAGCATGTGGAGCACCGATTGTTAATTAATTTAACGATGGCAATGATGTATAACCAGAAATTAGAGCGTAACAATGTAATATCCTTCGTGGAATTCTGAAAACTCTGCCCACTTTACGTTTAAAAAAAACCTTCACTAGCTAGTTGTATCACCACATTCACATCACATGGCTAATCCCAGAATAGTCGTTGACTGAAAGTAGATTAGTGAAGCAACAGCAAAACTTTGCTTTCGTTTTCCTTTCTTTGGAAGATCATGAAATTGTTCGCGATTCCGTTGACATGTTTGGTGACAAAAAGTCGGGACCAACACCAGCACAGGAAGCACGTCGGTAGTTGGTACTGGATGGGTCAACCGTCAACCGGGGAGGATCTCCTTGGCGACGCCGATGGACGGACGGTGAGGTCACAGGCGCAATCCGACGGCTCCGGGGAGCCCAagcgcctcccctcccctgcccAGACAcacggcgagggcggcgccgcTACGGATTTTGCTTTGCTGCAGAGAGAGAGTCGCAGTTGCGCTTCGCCTtgctctcctctcctccactgTACTGCACGGCACGGACCACCTGATTGATCCGGTCGCCGCCGGGTCGCCTTCCGGGAACCTTCCCTCCGTGTCCCTCATCCCCGGCGTGCAGTTCCGTCAAAGCTCTCTCCCTGCCCTTTTACCCACCCGCCCCATCCCATTTCTCCCCGCACCCAGCAAGCAAATCAGCCAAAGCTCCGatttttaccgccgccgccgccatgtccgCCACGCCGGAGGAGTTCCTGGGCCAGGGGGCCTACCTCGCCGCCCCCGAGCCCTTCTCCCCCTCCGTCTTCCTCGACCTGCCCCCGACGCCCCGCCCCGACGCCGACGACCCGGACGCCTCCGACGACCTCGTCCTCCCCTTCATCTCCAGGATGCTCATGGAGGAGGACATCGACGACAAGTTCTTCTACCAGTTCCCCGACCACCCCGCGCTCCTCAACGCCCAGCAGCCATACGCACAGATCCTCTCCGATACCACCGCCTCGTCCTCGTCCGactccgccgccaccaacaCCACCTCCTCGGGAACCGCCGCCAACTCCACCctctcgccgccctcctccgacgCCCCCTCGTCCGCCGAGCCCGCCTGGCCGTACGATTCAATCGAGCTCTCCCAGCTGCTCCGCTCCCCGCCATATCCGGACATGGGGGTGGGCCTCGACGACTTCACCGCCGACGATGTCGACGCCCTCTTGCTGCAGGGGCGACAGGAGGGCGCCACCGCCGGGTTCCACCAGAGCCCGCCCGTCTTGgataccggcggcggcggcggaggccaacGGCAGGGGGCCTCCCTCGCCACCCAGAATGCCGGCAGTGGCGAATCCCAGCGGCCGCGCGCTTCCCTCGCCGCCCAGAACGCCGCCGGTGACGGATCCCAGCGGCAGCGCGATTCTTTCGCCGCCCagaacgccggcggcggcgcgggcatcCGGAGTTTGCCTGCGGATGAGCAGGAGACCAAGACGGCAAACGCCACCGCCTTGCCCGCTGCCGACACTGACCACGCCACGCTGGCCTCGGCATTCTTCGGCGCTCAGAATGGGGAAAACATGGACATGCTCAACATGGCATTCCTCAAAGGCATGGAGGAGGCCAAGAAGTTCTTGCCCACCAACAACAGCCTCCTCATGGATCTCGAGGCCAACTCCGGGCAATCTACAGACAGCAAGCCGGTCACTGGCTTTACTGCTGCCCGagtgaaggaggaggaggtggtggatgGGATGTTACTGTTTGGAGGAGGAACCACTAATGGCAGGGGCCGCAAGAACCGCTACACCCAAGAGGATTTGGAGGCCGAGACAGGCAGAAGCAGCAAGCTGATGATGCCGGAACAGGAAGAAACTGGCGCCAGTGAGCTGTACAGCGAAATAATGTCATTAAACTATGAGGAATTCATGAAGCGCATGAGCGACCTGCGCATTGCCATGGATAGCGAGTCTGAGAAGAGTGCGAGGAAGGTGAGTGGGAAGAAGGGAGCGAGGGGGAGGCAGCGTGCAGACGAGGTTGTTGACCTGCGTACCATGCTCATCCATTGCGCACAATCGGTGGCAACCGGCGATCGCCGAAGTGGGATCGAGCTGCTGAGGCAGATCAAGCAGCACTCATCCCCGAAGGGGGACGCCACACAGAGGCTGGCCCATTGTTTCGCAGAGGGACTGGAGGCACGACTTGCAGGCACAGGGAGCCAGGTGTACCAGTCGCTCGTGGCGCAGCGCACCTCGGTTGTGGATTTCCTCAAGGCATACAAGCTGTACATGGTAGCCTGCTGTTACATGAAGGTGAAATTCACGTTCTCCACCGCGACAATCTGTAATGCTGTGGCAGGGAGGAGCAAGTTGCACATCGTGGAGTATGGTGTGCAACATGGATTCCAATATCCAGGTTTGCTCTATACACTGGCAAAGAGGAAAGGTGGACCACCAGAGGTGAGGGTCACCGCAATTGCTGTCCCACAGCCTGGGTTCCGCCCAGCCCACCAGATAGAGGAAACAGGTCACCGCCTCAGTAACTGTGCCCGTGAGTTAGGTGTGCCATTCAAGTTCAACGCTATTTTAGCACAATGGGAGACCGTCCGTGCTAAGGACCTCAATATTGACCCGGAAGAggtgcttgttgtcaacagcgaGTGCTTTTGGGGCAACTTGATGGATGAGAGTGTTTTGGTGGACAGCCCAAGCCCTAGAGATATGGTCCTCAACAACATCCGGGAGATGCGGCCCAACGTGTTCATCCATTCTGTGGTAAATGGCACATTTGGTGCTCCATTCTTTTTGACACGGTTCCGGGAGGCACTGTTCTTTTACTCAGCGCAATTCGACATGCTTGATGCGACCATCCCCAGGGACAATGATGAACGGCTGCTGATTGAGCGGGATGTCATTGGGAGGTCTGCCCTGAATGTGATTGCTTGTGAGGGTGCAGACCGGGTGGAACGCCCTGAAACTTATAAGCAATGGCTAGTGCGGAACCACCGGGCTGGGCTGAGGCAGCTACCATTGGATTCAGAGGCCGCCAAGGTTTCCAGGGACAAGGTCAAGAACTATTATCACAGAGACTTTCTCATCGATGAGGATAACCGTTGGTTGCTGCTGGGATGGAAGGGACGGGTACTCTATGCCATGTCATCATGGACGGCTGAGGATAATAAGCCCCTCTTTTAGTGTGTCGCTCCACCAAATTCCAGAATCTGACTAGGTGGTATTGGTAGTTGATATATAGTCTATGTTTAAACCACGATCCAGCACCTGTGGTTTGGTGGACGTCCATTTCTAGGGGGTTCGATCACTGAAACTTGTAAGGTATAAGTAGATGATTAGAGGAGCTACATAgtttgtagatatatagttctGGATATTTGCAGAGTTGTAATAATGTACACCAAAATTTAAAACCCTGTAGCTGACAGGCAGTTTTATGGATTACATGTTTGACCTTTCATGGTTTGAAGGCTTAATGCCTGAAAATTATCTGCCTTATGAACTTCTGCTTCTGTTGTAGCATCAGACTGTTGTCATTTCCCTCAATTCTGGGAGTGACTCCCCAGTTCTGTCACGGAGTTTTACTGaatattttgcattattttctcattCAGATATTGACAGCTAAAAGGGGTCACCAAATTCTGGATTAAGTGTTGTTTCTGTAATTTGCGTACTAAACGTTGTTTGTGCAGTTTGTGGAGAGTTGATAATAGCTGGCATGTGCTCGATGATGCATAATATGAAGATTACAGttttgattgttttgcagattCCTGGTCCACGGTAGAGGCAAAACAGGAGTCGCAGGAGGCAGGCAGGCTCCATCATTCAGAGTTGCGTTTGGACTTGTCACCTGCCTCTCCTGCTCatttggcgccgccgccgtcgccgcatcagaaattcagaatccTTCCTTCCCGGCGCTTTTCATTCTTCTTCCCCGGACTTTGGGGGGCCGCAAGAACCGGCACAACATCGATTTCGATTGGGGGGATGTCCTGGAGGCCGAGACAGGCAGGAAAAGCAAGCTGATCAGCATGGACAGCGAATTAActgagcagaggaagaagaagatgaaaggACAATCCCCCAATGGAACGGTGGACTTGTGCACCATGCTCATACGCTGCGCGCAGGCCGTGGCGGCTGACAACCGCCGGAACGCCACCCGGCCAACTCCTCAGCCAGATGAAGCATCACTCCTCGCCGTCCGGAGACGCAACGCAAAGGCTGGCACATTGTTTCGCCCAGGGATTGGAGGCACGGCTGGCTGGTCCAGGAAGCCAGGTGCAACATCCGGCCGATGTGTTCATCCTTTTCACAAGGAGCGGCTCGTATAGCACGCCGTATTTCGTGCCACGGTTCCGGGAGGCGTTATTCCATTACTCCACCATGTTTGATATGATGGATGCCACAACCCCGAGAGAATGTCCAATATCAATATACATGTGTAAGAAATTTTTTGAATACATGTTGATGATATTGATATCAATCCCAAGTAAGCCACCGGTTGAATTATATTATACACTAAGGCAGAAATGATGCACATGCAAACTTATCACAATGGCCAACAGCTCTAAGAATGTTAAAGGCCATTTTATCCGTGGCCTGACGGCATGATTGAAAAAATATTGACTCACGAATCCACCCGTACGTCACTGTTGATTAGCTGCCGACCGGCAACAAGCCCACTTGTTGATTGTTCTTCCCTTTGGTCTTATGTCCTTGGTGTATATTGGTATCTTTGTGGAACCAGCAGAGCCGATCATGCCAAGCCAGACATTCATCAATGGGTACTTACCTAACCTGCCACTTACTACTTGCTACTCTACTCCTAATTTATTGGTTGTGTACTCTGTCAATAGCTCAGCCTCATCAAAAAAATGTCAAGTAGTCATGAAAGCTAACCTTCAAGGTGCAATATTCCAAGGAAAAATTTGCATTTTTAGGTGCACGCCACATCATCCCTGAGATGCTAATGTTCGCGTGTGGACTGAATTAATTAGTCAGCATTAGGTGCACATGATTTGGGGTTACTTTATGTTTTTTCCATAACGCGCGGGTAATTTTACAACAGTGTATACAGTACAAAAGTGAATATGAGAGGATGGATTTGTGGCTTAGAATAGCTGTACTTGAGACTAGAAATATACATTGATGATATTGATTATGTAAGAAAAGGTGTTACTTTATCAATATCAACCCCAAGCACTTGTGTCAGAAATTATTTGAATACAAGTTGATGATATTGTACATTACCACATTGTCTCCTAAGTTTCAAATTCCCTAGGTAGCTGATGAAGGCAAGTACAGCTAAAGGAGGTGTCCATATCAAGATTAAGTGGTTTTTCTGCAATTTGGGGAATGCAGAGTGCTGATGGATAACATGTTGAATGAAGTTTACAGATGTGATGGTTACTGAACATAGATGGACAAATTATGGCCATTGTAAGTTTGCAATGATCCTTTATCACATAGCATCATCAATCATCACAGTAACATTCAGTTACTGGTGGTTACAAGGTCCACAATTTCTTCACTTCTGTGAAATACCCTGTGAGTTGATTGCAACAATTACGGAACCTGTTGGTACGGACTTTGAACTTTATAGTCATCAGAGTAGTAGTGGATAATCCTCTCtttatatttcatatttttattgcTTTCCTAGCCATTTCATTCCCTATATGCTCTCCTTTAGGCAATTTCTTTATCTATATTCCTGTCTCACTGAATTGATAATATTTCATTTTTACAGCTGAGCAAAGTCATGCTATTTATCGATATTTCGTGTATTTCTTAGCCAACTTAATTTTGGTTCATGAGCCTATGTTTGGAGCAAGGAGAAGCATAAACGAGCCTTATAATTCTAGGCTGACAAGTGTATATTTGAAGGGTTTAGCAATCAGGTGTAATATGTCTATTGTGCTTTCCTTTTTGCCGAAAGATAGCTAATTGTTTCGCTTATGTGGGCCAAAGAATATATGCACATTGCTCTGTTTCTTTGTGCCATGTGTTTTATTTTGGTTGttgtttattaaaaaaaaggaagaatgaGCCATGTGTCTGAAGCAGACTCTTGTGGTCTTGTTAATGAATTCAGGCCATGGCAGGGATGGGTGCATTTCTTGTATGACCGGTCTCTGTAAGTTTGATCAAGATTTCTCCTGTTGTTAGTGCTCAGAAAGAATATTTGCAACCTGCATTTCTGTCTGGTGATGGCTGACAGAGTCTGTATCTCatcttttttcttaaaaaaaatgctGCATGTATGACTGCATCTATTCCATAACTGAGGGTAAAACATGAGATTTTTGGCACTTCCCTTTGGTGCTTCAGCCTTGAGGTAGGCGAGGTCTCTGGTCAATGGCAGCAGGCAACATATATTATAACTAGCATTGCGGTGGGTTGCCTGGGAGGTTGGACCATGAGTGCTCTGCTCTGCTATGCTCAGCTGAGAGAGACTGCAGTTGGTGCAAAGGGAGCCGGCGGCCGGCAGTTGCCTGGAAGCTGCTGCTGCGACTGAGACTTGAGTGACCATG
This genomic window from Setaria viridis chromosome 8, Setaria_viridis_v4.0, whole genome shotgun sequence contains:
- the LOC117866899 gene encoding scarecrow-like protein 34 → MSATPEEFLGQGAYLAAPEPFSPSVFLDLPPTPRPDADDPDASDDLVLPFISRMLMEEDIDDKFFYQFPDHPALLNAQQPYAQILSDTTASSSSDSAATNTTSSGTAANSTLSPPSSDAPSSAEPAWPYDSIELSQLLRSPPYPDMGVGLDDFTADDVDALLLQGRQEGATAGFHQSPPVLDTGGGGGGQRQGASLATQNAGSGESQRPRASLAAQNAAGDGSQRQRDSFAAQNAGGGAGIRSLPADEQETKTANATALPAADTDHATLASAFFGAQNGENMDMLNMAFLKGMEEAKKFLPTNNSLLMDLEANSGQSTDSKPVTGFTAARVKEEEVVDGMLLFGGGTTNGRGRKNRYTQEDLEAETGRSSKLMMPEQEETGASELYSEIMSLNYEEFMKRMSDLRIAMDSESEKSARKVSGKKGARGRQRADEVVDLRTMLIHCAQSVATGDRRSGIELLRQIKQHSSPKGDATQRLAHCFAEGLEARLAGTGSQVYQSLVAQRTSVVDFLKAYKLYMVACCYMKVKFTFSTATICNAVAGRSKLHIVEYGVQHGFQYPGLLYTLAKRKGGPPEVRVTAIAVPQPGFRPAHQIEETGHRLSNCARELGVPFKFNAILAQWETVRAKDLNIDPEEVLVVNSECFWGNLMDESVLVDSPSPRDMVLNNIREMRPNVFIHSVVNGTFGAPFFLTRFREALFFYSAQFDMLDATIPRDNDERLLIERDVIGRSALNVIACEGADRVERPETYKQWLVRNHRAGLRQLPLDSEAAKVSRDKVKNYYHRDFLIDEDNRWLLLGWKGRVLYAMSSWTAEDNKPLF
- the LOC117866897 gene encoding RHOMBOID-like protein 2; the protein is MMKPGAGEEDVQVLVERPYSHENRRPPDHHPVPRQGQQLIRARPYYRRWSPWLVSAATVACVALFLVTMYVNDCPKHNSNCAAGFLGRFAFQPLKENPLLGPSSATLVKMGALHVYKVVHGRQGWRLITCMWLHAGVVHLLINMLCLVFIGIRLEQEFGFARIGLVYLISGFGGSLMSALFIRSSVVSVGASGALFGLIGSMLSELITNWSLYANKAAALASLVLVIAVNLALGILPHVDNFAHIGGLVSGFLLGFVFLVRPQFAWLDHQRMVAAAAAAAAASGGAPPPPPPAGAAGGAVKRKHKTYQYVLWAAAAVLLVVGFAVATVLLFRGYNANEHCSWCRYLSCVPTKRWKCDSSPT